From the genome of Streptomyces xanthophaeus:
GCACGGGGTGCGGCCGCCGCGCGCCATCACCCTCTTCGGCCCGCCCGGCACCGGCAAGACCACCTTCGCCCGGGCCATCGCCTCCCGGCTCGGCTGGCCCTTCGTGGAACTGCTGCCCTCCCGCCTCGCGGACGAGGGCAACCTGGCCGCCGCGCTGCGCGACGCGTTCGCCCGGATCGCCGAGCTGGAGCGCGTACTGGTCTTCATCGACGAGGTCGAGGAGATCGCACCGGTGCGCACCGAGCCCGCGCAGCCCGGCGGGATCCACGGGGTGACGAACGAGCTGCTGAAGCTGATACCGGGCTTCCGGGAGGGCGACGAGCGGCTGCTGGTGTGCGCCACGAACTCCATCCGCTCCCTCGACCCGGCCTTCCTGCGGCCCGGGCGCTTCGACTACCTCATACCGATCGGCACCCCGGACGCCGGGGCGCGCGCCGCCATCTGGTCCCGCTACACGGCGGGCCGCGCCGACGTCGACGTGAACGCCCTGGTGGCGGCCACCGAGCTGTTCACGCCGGCCGACATCGAGCACGCGGCGCGGATCGCGGCGCAGGTGTCCTTCGAGCGGGACCTGGAGGCGGTGGGCGCGCGGGGCGCGGCGGCCGCGCAGCTGGGCGCGACCACGGAGGACCACCTGGCGGCGGTCCGGCAGTGCCGGCCGACGGTGACCCCGGCGATGACGGGCGAGTTCGAGGCGGACATCACCGCGCACGCCCGGTTCTGACCCCGGTCGGAGCCCCCTGACTTCCGTCCCCCGGTTGCGGCGGGGGCGGAATGCGAAACGGCCCGCGGCCACTCCCCGAAGGGGCCGCGGGCCTTCCCGCGCGGCCGCGGCCGCCGCTTCGGCTACCGTCGCCGCATGGGCTTCGTCATCTTCATGACCCTTCCCGGGCTGGCTCTGGTGCTCACCGCCATGGCCTTCCTCGACCTGGCACTGGTCCGCGCGGGCCGCGCCGGGCTGCTGCCCTGGCGGTGGAACGGCCGCCAGGGGCAGATATCCGCCACCGGCTTCGAGCAACTGCACGCCAGCTTCTCGCCCGGCAAGCAGAACGAGCTCAAGGAGCGGCAGAGCGCCCTCGTCATGCGCGACGACGAGGAGGACGGCGCGCCGCCGCGCACCCGGGTCGACCTCGACGGCGGACTCGCCGTCATCAGGCTGCCCGGCACCGCGGCCGTGCCCGCTACGGGGTACAGCGGTACGTGAAGTCCACCGCGGCCGTGCGCCGACCGGGCGACACCAGCTGCAGTTCCGCCTTCGCCGGGTAGCTCCCCTTGCCCTGGAAGGTCCACAGCAGGTGCAGCCGGGCCTCCCGCTGCCCGCGCGGTACCCGCTCGGTCAGCTGCTCGGACCGGGTGCCGTCGCTGCGCACCCACCGGTAGGTGAGGATGCCCGGGCGCCCGTTCGTCGCCACCACGGCCACCACATCGGCCGCCGCGTCACAGGCCGGGCCCTTGGGATCGGTATTCACCGCCACGTCCCGGACCTCGATGCCGGGCCCCAGCCGCTGCCACCCGAGGTACGCGAGGACCGCGGCCAGGACGAGCGCCGCGAGGGCGTACCGCCGCAGACCGGCCAGGCGGCGCCGCCGGGACGGAGGTACGACGGCCATCGAGACGTCGACGGGGAACGGCGCGGGCATGGCCGCGGTGACCCCCGGCCCGAACCGGAGCACGGAGCCCTCGACCCGGTCGGGGACCACCTCCTCGGGAGCCATCCTCTTGGTCGCGTCCGGGGGACCGCTGAACCAGTGGCTGCCGAGGACGGTGGCGCTGTAGTCGTCACCCTCGGGGGCGCCGGAACCGCTCATCGGGGCACCTCCTGGCAGCGGAGCAGGTACTGCGAGGCCGACGCGGACTTGTTCCCGGCGGTGGGCTTGGTGGTGACCCGGACCCCGCCGTAGCAGCCGCGGTCGCGCGCGAAGGTGTGGGACCTGACCTGGGTGGCCGTCGAGCCGGCCGGGACGACGAACGACTCCGTGCCGTCGGCGACGGAGTAGGAGCCCTGCGCGCCGCCCAGGAACCACTCCACCGTCACGGTGACCGAGCCGGTGCCCTGGGAGGTGACCGAAATCGTCGCATCGCCCCGGTAGACGCCGGTCTTGAGCGACACGGAGACGTCCGTGACCTTCAGCGTCGGTGTGGGCGTCGGTGTCGGGGTCGGCGTGGGCGGCCAGCTCACCGTCGGCTTCGGGGTGGGGCTCGTCGGCCACGACGGAGAAGCCGACGGGGACGTGGAAGGGGACGCGGACGGCGAGGGGCTCGGGGACGCCGAGGGGCTCGGACTCGGCGAAGGGGAGGCGGAGTCCGTCGGGCTCGGGTTCGCGCTCGGCGAGGCCGAACCGGGCGGGGCCGCGCTCGTCGTGGCGAAGGCGCTCACCGCCGAAGCCGCGTCCGGGGCCGCGCCGATCGCGTCCGTCGTCAGGACCAGCACGGTTCCCAGCACCAGCGACACGCCCGCCGCGAGCCAGCCGCGGCGCCCCGGAGCCCAGCCGGAACCACTGGGCACCTTGGTCGTGGCGAACGCCGTGGTACCCGCCGCCGTGCCGCCCGCCGAGGGGAACAGCAGCGGCAGCAGGGCGGCCAGCGCCGCCAGCTTGCGCTGCCCGCGCTCCTCCCACTCGGGCCCGTACGCCGCCAGCGCCACGCCCTCCAGCTCGGCCACGAACGCCTCGGCGTTCTCCGGCCGCTGCTCGGGTGCCTTCGCGAGGCCGCGCCGGATCAGCGGACGGACGGGCTCGGGCGCCTCCGTCTCCGGTACCGGCGCCTCGATGTGCTGGACGGCGAGCTCGGCGAAGTTCTCCCCGTCATAGGGCTTGCGGCCGGTGAGGCACTCGAAGAAGGTCGCCGTCGCCGCGTACACGTCGGCCGCGGGTGAGGCCGGCCGGCCCTGCCACTGCTCGGGGGCCATGTAGGCGGGGGTTCCGGCCACGCCGGGCGTGCTGCCCCGGTTCGCCGCGATCCCGAAGTCCACCAGCTTCGACGAGCCGTCCGGTGCGACCAGGACGTTCTCCGGCTTGTAGTCCCGGTGGACGACGCCCGCCCGGTGCGCCGCCGCCAGCCCCAGCAGGGACCCCTTGAGGACCACCAGCGCGGCCTCGGCGTCGGCCCGCCCGGACTGCTTCAGCAGAGCGCGCAGGGAGATTCCGTCCACCAGCTCCATGACGATGGCCGCGCCGCCGGACGCCTCCACGTACTCGTACAGCCTGACCACGTACGGGGTCTCCAGCCCGCCCAGGAGGCGGGCCTCGGCCCGGAACTCCCCGACGAACGCCGGATCCTGGCGCAGCCGGTCGCTGAGGTACTTCACCGCGACCGGGGTGCCCGTGCCGTCGTGGACGGCGAGGACCACGCGGCCGCTGCCGCCCGACCCGAGCTCACGGACCTCGGTGTAGCCGGGGACCGACCATGCCGCCCGCGTGTCGTTCATCGTTCCTGCCCCCTGCCTGCCGTGTGGCGCCGCCTCGCTCGGACGACCGGTCCCGGACCGGCGTCCACCGGCCCTCCCCGGACCGGACGCCCCCTGGGACGTGGTTTCCGCCGTGGCCGGTTCCCAACCACGGCGGACGGCTCAGGCCGCGGCCGACAGGGCCCCGATCATGGCGTGCAGCCGGTCGGCCGCCGCCCGCCCGAAGGCCGGATCGTTGATGTGTGTGTCGTAGTCGTAGAGCCTGGTGGCACTGCCCCGCAGCCCCTCGCGCAGCGCCGAGAACAGGGCCCGGTCCGCGCCGGCGTCATGGTACGGCCCGCCCGGCGCGCCGAGCGTGGACAGTCCACGGAGCGGGACGCAGACTGCCGTGGGGCCGTTCGCCGCGCGCAGTTTGGCGGCGACCCGGCGGCCGAGCTCCGCGCATTCGGCCACGGTCGTACGGGTCACCGTGATGGACGGATTGTGGACGTGGACGCCCCGGTCGCGGACCTGCCGGGGCAGGCTCTCCAGCGGGCCGAACTTCACCATGTCCAGCGCCCCCAGGCTCACCACCTGCGGGATTCCGGCCCGGCCGGCGGCGCTGAGCCGGTCCGGGCCCGCGGTGAGGATGCCCCCGCACAGGTCGTCGGCGAGCTCGCTGAGGGTGAGGTCGAGGACGCCGGCGAAGATCCCCTGGCCGGCCAGGGTCTCCAGGGTGCGGCCGCCGGTGCCGCTGACATGGAAGACCAGCACCTCGTAGCCGAGTTCCGTCAGCCGCTCGCGCGCCGCGTCCACCCCGGCCGTGGTCACGCCCGCCATGCTCGCCGCGACCAGGGGGCGGCCGCCCGCGCCCAGCCGGGGCGGGTGGCCCTCCGCGCAAGCGCGGGCGTAGGCCCGGGCCATCCCGGTGATCGCCGCCACGGCGTTCGCCAGGACCGGAGCGGAGATGCTGTTGATCCCCGCGATGTCCACCACGCTGTACATCATGGTGATGTCCGAGGAGCCCACGTACGGGCGGACGTCCCCGGACGCCATGGACGAGACCATCAGTTTCGGTACGCCGAGCGGCAGGGCGCGCATCGCCCGGGTGGCGATGGAGGTGCCGCCGCTCCCGCCGACGGCGAGCACCCCGTGCAGCCTGCCCTCGGCGTGCAGGCGTAAGAGGGTCGCCTCCGCGCCCCTCGCCATGGTGGTCACGGCCGCACCCCGGTCGGCGGCCGTGCGCAGTTCCGACAGTTCCGTTCCGGCCGCCCGGGCCACCGCGTCACGCGGCACGTCGGCGGGCACCCGGGGTTCGCCCATGATTCCTGTGTCGACCAGTACCACTTCGACGCCGGCGCGCAGCAGCCTCTCCCGCAGCCAGCCGTACTCCACACCCTTGGTGTCCAGGGTTCCCACCAGCACGACGTTCGTCATGTGTGCAATGTCCATGCAGGTAAGGGTGTTGGCAAGTGCAAGTGTGGGTCAAACCTTCAGGAGCTCCAACAGTCTCTCCAGGAAGGGGAGTTGGGAGGGCATCAGCATGTTTTGCGCCACTGGCGGAGCAAACCAGGCCACCCGGTCCAGCTCCGGGAACTCCTGGACGTTCCCGGAGTGCGGAGGCCACTCCATCGAGAAGGTTCCGGGCACCATGAGCGCGGGGTCGAGATCCGCCTCCACCGCCCAGATGGTCACCAGCTTTCCGCTGGTCAGACGTACCTCGCCCAGCGGGAGGTACTCGCCCTCCGGCGGGGGCAGCCCGATCTCCTCGGTGAACTCGCGGCGGGCCGCGTCCCGCGGAGTCTCCTCCGGTCCGTATTCACCCTTGGGGATGGCCCAGTCCCCGGTCACCCGCCCGGCCCAGAGCGGGCCGCCCATATGTCCGAGGAGTACCTCGACGCCGGGCTCCGGCTCCGGACCGGTCCGCCGGAAGAGGAGCAGTCCGGCACTGCGTTTGTGCGTCATGGGTACATCCATGCCCCGTGCGGACCCGGGCCAGTGATACGGGTTCGGGTTCTGCAGCCAGGAGTCAGCGGTCAGTGGTCGTGCGGGCCCTGCCGGTGGACCGGACCGTGCGCGTCCGCGCAGTGCGCGTCGGACGGGCCCCCGCCCGCGCGGCCGACCGTGAGCAGGGAGTCCTGCGCGTGGTCCACCTGGAGGGTGGTGTGCGTGATCCCGTACTCCTTGTCGAGCAGCTGCTCCAGGTCCCGGCGGACGGCGTGGCAGTCGCCCTCCGGCTCCACCAGCACGTGCGCGGACAGTGCCGCCTGGCCCGAGGTGATCGTCCAGATGTGCAGGTCGTGCACCTCGGTGACGGGCGGCTGCCCGACGAGGCGGTCGCCGACCGCGTCCGGGTCCACATGGGCCGGGGCGGCCTCCAGGAGGATCCGGCCGGACTCGCGGACCAGCCCGTAGCCCGCCTTGAGCATCAGCACCACCACGACCAGCGTGGCGATCGCGTCCGCCTGCCGGAAACCGGTGGTCAGCACGATCAGACCGGCGATCGCCGTGCCGATGAAGGCGAAGAGGTCGTTCAGGATGTGCTGGTAGGCGCCCTCGACGACGAGCGCCGAACGGTTCGCCCGGGAGATGCACCAGGCCGCGGCCACATTGACGGCGATGCCCGCGAGCGCCGTCACGACGACCAGCCCGCCCTCCACCGGCGGCGGGTCCATCAGCCGCCGCACCGCCTCGTACGCCAGCCAGACGGCCAGGAGGATCAGCGTCAGCCCGTTCGCCTGGGCGGAGAGTATCTCCGCCCGCTTGAGGCCGTACGTGAAGCCGCCGCGGGCGGGGCGCGCGGCCAGCCGCATGGCGATCAGCGCCAGGACGATCGAGACCGCGTCGGTCAGCATGTGGGCCGCGTCGGAGATCAGCGCCAGCGAGTTGGCCATGACGCCGACGACCACCTCGACGGCCATGAACCCGCCGATCAGGGCGAGCGCGATCGCCAGCCAGCGCCGGTCGGCATCGGCCGCCACGCCATGGCTGTGCCCGCCGGGACCGTGGCCGTGGTCGTGGCCCGCGGACCCGTTGCCGCGTCCGCTGCCGTTCCCGTGCCCGTGGCCGTCGTGCGCGTGGTCGTGCCCACTCATGGCGTCCCCCGTCTCGTCGCGGCGCCCGTGTGTTCGGGTCCGTCGCGTGAAGTGAAGCGCACCCCGGCGGGATCGGCAAAGGCTGCAACGGGGACCGTTGTCATTACCCATAAGAGGGCTCTGACCTGCGACGATGCCCGACCGGTGCCGGACCTTCGCGATCGTGGGAAAATCTGGTCATGGTCCAGCGCCCAAGTGTGCCGACCGCGCCCCAGCTCGTCCTGGTGACCGACTGGGGCGCCACCGAGATGGATCCGGACCGGATCTACCACGTCGGTCGGGACCCCCTTTGCGAGATCTGCCTCGACGACGCCCGCGTCTCCTGGCACCACGCGATCCTGCGCCCGGACGGCGACCACTGGACGCTCGAGGACGAGGGCAGCACCAACGGCACCTTCGCCGACGGTCACCGCGTCCACGAGTGGAGCGTCGGCGTGGGCACCGAGCTGCGGTTCGGCAGCGTCGAGGACGGGCCGCGCGCCGCCGTCGTCGGCCCCGCACCGCCGGAGCCCGCACCACCCCCCGCGCCCGGCGCCGGGCGCCCGTCCCAGGTCGCGAACCCGGCCATGACCGGTACCTTCCGCCGGCCGACGACCGTACGTCCGCTGCCCGTCCGCACCGCCGTCCGCATCGGCCGCGCCCCCGACAGCGACCTCGTCGTCGACGACCTCACCGTCTCCCGCCGCCACGCCGAGCTGCACGCCCTCGCCGACGGCAGTTACGAGATCGTCGACCTGGGCAGCCACAACGGCACCTACCTCAACGGCGCCGCCGTGACCCGGGCCACCCCCGTCACCGAGGGCGACATCGTCGGCATCGGCCACTCGGTCTTCTGCCTCGTCGGCGACCAGCTCCAGGAGTACGTGGACACCGGAGAGGTGTCCCTCGACGTCCAGGGCCTCACCGTCGCCGTCGACCACGGCCGCAAGACCCTCCTCGACCAGGTTTCCTTCCCCGTCGGCGCCAAATGCCTGCTCGCCGTCGTGGGCCCCAGCGGAGCCGGCAAGTCCACCCTGCTCGGCGCACTGACCGGACTGCGCCCCGCCGACCATGGCACCGTCCTGTACGACGGACGCGACCTCTACCGCGACTACGCCGAACTGCGCAGCCGCATCGGCCTCGTCCCGCAGGACGACATCCTGCACTCCCAGCTCACCGTCCGGCGCGCCCTCACCTACGCCGCCGAACTGCGCTTCCCGCAGGACACCGCCAAGGCCGAACGCCAGGCCCGGGTCGACGAGGTGATCGGCGAACTCGGCCTCGAACAGCGCGCCGACCAGCCCATCCACAGCCTCTCCGGCGGCCAGCGCAAACGCGTCTCCGTCGCCCTGGAACTGCTCACCAAGCCCTCCCTGCTCTTCCTGGACGAGCCCACCTCCGGACTCGACCCCGGCATGGACCGCTCGGTGATGAACATGCTGCGCGACCTCGCCGACGACGGCCGCACGGTCATCGTCGTCACCCACAGTGTGCTCAACCTCGAAGGCTGCGACCGCCTCCTGGTCCTGGCGCCCGGCGGGCGCATCGCGTACTACGGTGCCCCCGGGGAAGCCCTCGACTTCTTCGGCTTCGACCAGTGGCCCGAGGCCTTCGAAGCCTTCGAGAACCAGCGTGACCGCGACTGGGCCGGGGAGTACCGGGCCTCGCCGCTGCACCGCCGCCACGTCGACGTCACCGCCGGCCGGCCGCCTCTCACCGCGCAGGCCGAACGGGCCGCCAGCGTCTCTCCGCATCCGCCGCCCAAGGCCCAGAGCTGGGGCTCCCAGCTCTCCACCCTGATCCGCCGGTACGCCGCCGTGCTCAGGTCCGACCGCACCTTCCTGATCATCATGGTCGCGCTGCCCTTCGTCATGGGCGCCATGACCCGCGCCCTGGCCGGCAACACCCTCAACGCCGAGACCGCGCTGAACGCCCTGTTCATCCTGTGCGTGGGCGGAGTCCTGATCGGCGCCGCCAACGCGGTGCGCGAACTCGTCAAGGAACGCGTCATCTACCAGCGCGAGCGCTCCGTCGGCCTGTCCCGGTCGGCCTACCTGATGTCCAAGGTGGTCGTCCTCGGCGCGATCACCGTCGCCCAGGCCGTGGTCCTGACCCTCGTCGGCCTCGCGGGCGTCACCATCAATGCCCCAGGCGGCCGCGGCCTCTTCATGCCACCACTGATGGAGATCACCCTCGCCGTCGCCCTGCTGTCCCTCACCGCGATGCTGCTCGGCCTGCTGATCTCCGCCCTGGTGACCAAGGAGGAGGTCACCATGCCGCTGCTGGTCCTCCTCACCATCGTCCAGGTCGTCTTCTGCGGCTCCCTGCTGAAACTCACCGGAGTCCCCGTCATCGAACAGCTGGCCTGGTTCGTTCCCGCCCGGTGGGCCATGGGAGCGATGGCCGGCACCATCGACCTCGGCGCGATCGTGCCCGGCAAGATCACCCAGGACCCGCTGTTCGACCACGAGGCCCACCTGTGGCTCCTCGAAATGGGCATGCTCGTCGTCCTGTCCGTGCTGTTCGGCGTGCTGGTCGCCCGGCTGCTGCGCCGCCACGAGCCGACCATCATGCGGAAGTAGGCCTCATGAGCAGCCCGCTGGGACCCGGAGGCGAGGTGGCGGACTTCCGGCCCACTCATGTGGTGCCCCAGGAGGGACTGCCCGCCTGGGAGGGCCCCGACGTCACCCGGCCGACCGTGCCCCTGGACCCGTTCCTGCCCGTGCAGCTGCTGTCCCGGCGCGGCGAGTGGGGGGAGGTCCTGTGCGCCAACGGGTGGTCCGCCTGGGTGGACGGACGGCTGCTGGTCGCCGTGCCGCACCCGCCGCCGACGGCCGGGGGACGGCCCCCGGTCCGCTCCGAGGACCCGCGCCCGCTGCTCACCCGCGGCTCCGAGGCCCTGGAACGCTACCGGCGGGCCGTGGACGAGCTCGCCTCGGGACGCATCGACGCCGACGCCTTCCGCCGCTCGCTGCGCGGGCTGCGGGCCGGGGTGGTCATAGACGGGGAGTCGGTGTGGCTCTACGACGAGAAGTCGGGCCGCTGGCTGTACGACGACGGGGACCGCATGGCGACCTACGCGGTCGTCGCCGGCCCGGGCGGCCCGTCCGCGCCCGCGCCCGAACCCGCGCCGCAGCCACCGCCCGCGCCGCCGCCCGCGGACACGGACCCGGGCGGCGGGGCCGCCGTACGCAGGGAACCGCCGCCGA
Proteins encoded in this window:
- a CDS encoding ATP-binding protein — its product is MNWLIHDYRESDLAAVVHLIDTTAELGQESVFSLAECISALTDRQPCVVAVHQGVPIGAALACVTGERAWVMRIAIAAGWRGRGLASALLVELERRLIAARVGRIAYVLPEEDMLGEGLLNAGYTRQPAVAYFEKTEPLHGPAAGLLDDLGGRFLPNDLWTKVAGMEKEKDLIERRVVLPLAEPERAASHGVRPPRAITLFGPPGTGKTTFARAIASRLGWPFVELLPSRLADEGNLAAALRDAFARIAELERVLVFIDEVEEIAPVRTEPAQPGGIHGVTNELLKLIPGFREGDERLLVCATNSIRSLDPAFLRPGRFDYLIPIGTPDAGARAAIWSRYTAGRADVDVNALVAATELFTPADIEHAARIAAQVSFERDLEAVGARGAAAAQLGATTEDHLAAVRQCRPTVTPAMTGEFEADITAHARF
- a CDS encoding DUF6191 domain-containing protein, with the translated sequence MGFVIFMTLPGLALVLTAMAFLDLALVRAGRAGLLPWRWNGRQGQISATGFEQLHASFSPGKQNELKERQSALVMRDDEEDGAPPRTRVDLDGGLAVIRLPGTAAVPATGYSGT
- a CDS encoding serine/threonine-protein kinase; translated protein: MNDTRAAWSVPGYTEVRELGSGGSGRVVLAVHDGTGTPVAVKYLSDRLRQDPAFVGEFRAEARLLGGLETPYVVRLYEYVEASGGAAIVMELVDGISLRALLKQSGRADAEAALVVLKGSLLGLAAAHRAGVVHRDYKPENVLVAPDGSSKLVDFGIAANRGSTPGVAGTPAYMAPEQWQGRPASPAADVYAATATFFECLTGRKPYDGENFAELAVQHIEAPVPETEAPEPVRPLIRRGLAKAPEQRPENAEAFVAELEGVALAAYGPEWEERGQRKLAALAALLPLLFPSAGGTAAGTTAFATTKVPSGSGWAPGRRGWLAAGVSLVLGTVLVLTTDAIGAAPDAASAVSAFATTSAAPPGSASPSANPSPTDSASPSPSPSPSASPSPSPSASPSTSPSASPSWPTSPTPKPTVSWPPTPTPTPTPTPTLKVTDVSVSLKTGVYRGDATISVTSQGTGSVTVTVEWFLGGAQGSYSVADGTESFVVPAGSTATQVRSHTFARDRGCYGGVRVTTKPTAGNKSASASQYLLRCQEVPR
- a CDS encoding Tm-1-like ATP-binding domain-containing protein encodes the protein MTNVVLVGTLDTKGVEYGWLRERLLRAGVEVVLVDTGIMGEPRVPADVPRDAVARAAGTELSELRTAADRGAAVTTMARGAEATLLRLHAEGRLHGVLAVGGSGGTSIATRAMRALPLGVPKLMVSSMASGDVRPYVGSSDITMMYSVVDIAGINSISAPVLANAVAAITGMARAYARACAEGHPPRLGAGGRPLVAASMAGVTTAGVDAARERLTELGYEVLVFHVSGTGGRTLETLAGQGIFAGVLDLTLSELADDLCGGILTAGPDRLSAAGRAGIPQVVSLGALDMVKFGPLESLPRQVRDRGVHVHNPSITVTRTTVAECAELGRRVAAKLRAANGPTAVCVPLRGLSTLGAPGGPYHDAGADRALFSALREGLRGSATRLYDYDTHINDPAFGRAAADRLHAMIGALSAAA
- a CDS encoding NUDIX domain-containing protein; this translates as MTHKRSAGLLLFRRTGPEPEPGVEVLLGHMGGPLWAGRVTGDWAIPKGEYGPEETPRDAARREFTEEIGLPPPEGEYLPLGEVRLTSGKLVTIWAVEADLDPALMVPGTFSMEWPPHSGNVQEFPELDRVAWFAPPVAQNMLMPSQLPFLERLLELLKV
- a CDS encoding cation diffusion facilitator family transporter, with the protein product MSGHDHAHDGHGHGNGSGRGNGSAGHDHGHGPGGHSHGVAADADRRWLAIALALIGGFMAVEVVVGVMANSLALISDAAHMLTDAVSIVLALIAMRLAARPARGGFTYGLKRAEILSAQANGLTLILLAVWLAYEAVRRLMDPPPVEGGLVVVTALAGIAVNVAAAWCISRANRSALVVEGAYQHILNDLFAFIGTAIAGLIVLTTGFRQADAIATLVVVVLMLKAGYGLVRESGRILLEAAPAHVDPDAVGDRLVGQPPVTEVHDLHIWTITSGQAALSAHVLVEPEGDCHAVRRDLEQLLDKEYGITHTTLQVDHAQDSLLTVGRAGGGPSDAHCADAHGPVHRQGPHDH
- a CDS encoding ABC transporter ATP-binding protein/permease codes for the protein MVQRPSVPTAPQLVLVTDWGATEMDPDRIYHVGRDPLCEICLDDARVSWHHAILRPDGDHWTLEDEGSTNGTFADGHRVHEWSVGVGTELRFGSVEDGPRAAVVGPAPPEPAPPPAPGAGRPSQVANPAMTGTFRRPTTVRPLPVRTAVRIGRAPDSDLVVDDLTVSRRHAELHALADGSYEIVDLGSHNGTYLNGAAVTRATPVTEGDIVGIGHSVFCLVGDQLQEYVDTGEVSLDVQGLTVAVDHGRKTLLDQVSFPVGAKCLLAVVGPSGAGKSTLLGALTGLRPADHGTVLYDGRDLYRDYAELRSRIGLVPQDDILHSQLTVRRALTYAAELRFPQDTAKAERQARVDEVIGELGLEQRADQPIHSLSGGQRKRVSVALELLTKPSLLFLDEPTSGLDPGMDRSVMNMLRDLADDGRTVIVVTHSVLNLEGCDRLLVLAPGGRIAYYGAPGEALDFFGFDQWPEAFEAFENQRDRDWAGEYRASPLHRRHVDVTAGRPPLTAQAERAASVSPHPPPKAQSWGSQLSTLIRRYAAVLRSDRTFLIIMVALPFVMGAMTRALAGNTLNAETALNALFILCVGGVLIGAANAVRELVKERVIYQRERSVGLSRSAYLMSKVVVLGAITVAQAVVLTLVGLAGVTINAPGGRGLFMPPLMEITLAVALLSLTAMLLGLLISALVTKEEVTMPLLVLLTIVQVVFCGSLLKLTGVPVIEQLAWFVPARWAMGAMAGTIDLGAIVPGKITQDPLFDHEAHLWLLEMGMLVVLSVLFGVLVARLLRRHEPTIMRK